Within Terriglobales bacterium, the genomic segment GACGGCAATCGTTCAGAACTTCCCGCGGGTCGAGGAGTTACCCCCTAGCAATCAGGACTATCAGAGCCGGGGTAACGTAGCGATATATGTGGGCGACATAACTGGAATTCGCGGAGCAGTCGAGATGGTCCGGGCGATGGCTGCTATTTCGTTGTCTTACGATCCTACCCTGCTCATGGCTGGGAACATTTACCCTCAGCAACTCGAACGAGATCTGCAAAATGAGTGTGGATGGGAGCGCGTTACATACGTCGGATTTTGTTCTCGCACCGAATTGCCAACGCTATTGGGAAAAGCGCGAATGGGCCTCGTCTTGCTTCATCCGGTTCCGAATCTCATAGATGCTCAACCCGTGAAGCTATTCGAGTATCTCTGTGCTGGCATTCCTATAGTAGCTTCCGATTTTCCTTTATGGAGGAAACTGGTCGATCAAGTCGGATGTGGACTACTCGTGAATCCCTTAAAGCCGGACGAAATAGCGGAAGCAATTTGCTGGATACTCAACCACCCAATCGAAGCTGAAGCTATGGGTAATAGAGGACGCGAAGCCGTTCACCGGATCTTTAATTGGGACAACGAAGCACGTTCTCTCTTGAACCTCTATGGCAGGATACTAAATTGACTCAAGCTCAGTTTTCAGGTGATCGAAGGAGACTCTCTCGGCTAAGGAAGTCGGACTTGCACGACGTT encodes:
- a CDS encoding glycosyltransferase family 4 protein, whose amino-acid sequence is MKKKVVHLTSVHSPNDVRILHKECRTLADTGYDVTLIAPCSGDNVVSGVKITGVPVPSSRLHRMLVTSRQIFSTALKLNADVYHFHDPELIPVGLLLKLHGKCVIYDSHENLPGDLLTKEWLHPRLRYAASKVAATVQTLAVRMFDAVIAATAPVAKLFPSQKTAIVQNFPRVEELPPSNQDYQSRGNVAIYVGDITGIRGAVEMVRAMAAISLSYDPTLLMAGNIYPQQLERDLQNECGWERVTYVGFCSRTELPTLLGKARMGLVLLHPVPNLIDAQPVKLFEYLCAGIPIVASDFPLWRKLVDQVGCGLLVNPLKPDEIAEAICWILNHPIEAEAMGNRGREAVHRIFNWDNEARSLLNLYGRILN